Below is a genomic region from Miscanthus floridulus cultivar M001 chromosome 1, ASM1932011v1, whole genome shotgun sequence.
TCATTGTTCCAACTTTTTTAGTCATGTCattgccgtcagtttgggctctaacgtcgTCAAACTACAGATATGAAAaatcgaaaatacccttaagtttaAATATGTCATTGATTTTTTTaatatcttaacgacttcaaatgaaaaaactcaaaactagaaagttgtagatctcgtcgagatctataattttcgtgtaaaaattatcttcatttaattccgaaaaaaatatgatttaatatgattaatatatcttaggaAAATCATaatatttttttgtgaaattaaatgaaaataatttttatataaaaattatagatctcgacgagatctacaactttctagttttgagttttttcatttgaattcgttaagatgctcaaaaaaattaatgacatatttagacttaagggtatttttgacttttcacatatgaagtttgacggcgttagagtccaacctgacggcagtggcatgcaGGGCATAAAAAAGTTGGAGCGGTGAccctgaagaccgctgaactttttcaaAAACTCATATAGCATtacaatctttttttttttttatggcACACTTATAATTCCCGATACAAATCAGAGAGGAAGAGGACGGCGAAGGCGATAACGCCTTCCGCGCGTGGCGAcgcagggagagggaggaggacgaGAGCGACGGGCGGAAGGGCCGAGCCACGCACGTGGACGTGGTGCCTTATCGGCCGCGCCAGTTTCTGGTTTGGTTTCTCCGCATCCTTTTCTTTTCTCTCCGATGTGCCGCTGTTGTTCATTGACTCGTtgggtttttcttctttctcctttttGTCGCAATTTTTTTTACCTTTCGGTGTGTATAAAAGGAAAAGGATTTTTCCGTCACGCGTCCAGGAAAAGTACTGACACCTGACCTGGTCTCCGCAAATGGTCCGCAACCGGGTTCAGTTTGGAGTCTGCTACTCGTGTTCAAAACCAGTGACTCAAGTCCATGAGTCGAACATGTAACTGTTACATTGCATCGAGATTTTCCAGCCGGCCATACACCAAGAAAATTATGCCCACGAGCTTGTAAATTTTATTGTTGATGGATGTGAAGACCAAAGTAGTTGGCCCTAGAACCGAAAGAGACTCCAAAGAGTTTTCGGGATGGAAGAACACAACACAGTGGCACAAAATATTTCATTTGGATGAAAATTAGTCGAGTTATACCCAAAGTCTAGGGAACCCTCACCTATCCTATGTTCTTTACTATTTATCCCTATATACAAGACGTGTGGAGGATATCTAAGAAGTTATCTCCACCTCCTCCATCCTTTAGTAGTATGTTCTGATCTTTGACGGCCTTCCTTAAACTATGTCTTCTCTTAATATGGTACTTCTCTCCTTTTCTGAATGTGTTTTCATGGCCGAAGGCATTTAAAATCACTTTGTCCTTTGCTTATAATAAGGCCTTTGTTATCTTCAATCTATCTTGGCTTCTGACAGGATGATTCCCACTTGATTCACTGCCTTATTATGTCCTTTTCAACCTTCCAAACTCCGCCAAAATGGGGATTTTTGAGCCATGTCTCCCCTTCGGTCATCTTGGACCTTCAACGTGGCATAGATAATGGGTGCCAGCCGATTCCTCAACACTTGTGAAAATGTCCACCTAGATCCATGACTTGAAAATACAGTTTGTGGAATCAAGTAAGGGAGATTAGGGGTGATGCTATCATGTTTCGGATATGTATGTGTTGCTCAAAGACCATAATTTGTTGCTTTTGCAGTTCATAGTTCATTGCCAAACAACTATAATGTATCTTTTGTGCCATCCAAGATCATAATAATGTCACCCATGCTTTAATGTCTCCTCTTGGTGTAATATTTGAGTATTTCTAATGATGGTGGCATAGACCCCAACCTAAATAACATGCCGAACTTCTTGATGAACTTGGGTTTGATGTATGCTAGACTTGGAGGGGGGGCATTTAAAGTATCAAGGAGAGAGCGAAGTAAGAAAGTATGAGGTAAACATTGTGTTTGGTTTGGAAACCAGGGGATAGAATGGTCCCATTTTGCTGTTTAGTTGGAGGGACGGGTAACCTCTAATCTAATTTTTGTTTATCAGTTATCACATCGTTAGCAAAATAGTTATATTGTAGGCCCCACATGCAATCCATAGGCTCATTTGCTATCTCTATGCCTTATCTCTTTTCCATTGTCCCCTGCGCACAGACCATAGGGGCTCCCTTTGCTAAGATTGAGGCCTATCGAAGAAGCTTGCCCCCTTGCTGATCGCTCCCATGCTCGCATCCCTTTGCTCATATCCGCTCGCTGCACTCATCCCCAGCTGACCGATGTGTTCGCCTTCGCCACTTACCCCCGCTCCTGCCCTCACTTGCTTCGTCCATCACTATGCTTCCCATTGCCCCCATGGCTCTAGCTCATGGTTTGACCTAGAGAAGAGGGAAGCACATGTGGACACTCACGCACGTGCAAGAGGGATGGGTTGGTACCTCCGTTTGTTTGGGGACGGTGTTGTCTGGCATCTAGAGAGAATATACTTCTCTAGAATGACTCTGAACCAAACAATATCTTTATAGGACATGTGGGACAAGGTGATTCAAGTAACAAAAGAGTAGTAGATGAGATTATTTCGCTGCACCATATTCTTTGGTTCAGCCCAATCTAAACGAGGTTGGAGCTACGACATCTTCACGAGCAGCACAAGGACATTGGTGAGTTTATTACACAAGCGAACTTCTTATCTGCTATTGACCACCCATGTATTTTTTCTCTTTatataagaaaaaaaacaaatccaTTGACTAACTAAGTAAAATATTCTGTATAAACCACATTCTCGGTGCAATCGTGAAAACCCAATTGAAAAACATAATTACAAGTTTTCAAAAAGTTTGAAACTATGCACATCCATAGTGCATCTATTGATAAACATTGGCACAAAATTTGAGATTCAAACTCGTTTTTGTAAAAATCATACAAAAACAATAAATTTCAGGTGCATATGCATTAGAAGATAAATGCCCAGGAATTTTGTCTTCTAGCGGTGCATATGCATCTATAATTTATTATTTTCGTATGAATTCGAGCTTGAATCTCAAACTTTGTGCCAATGTTCATCAACAGATACACTATGGATGTGCATGGtttcatttttttaaaaactTTCAATTATGTTTTTCAATAAAATTTTCACGATTACACCGAAGATGTAGTTTGCACTGAATATTTTGCCAACTAATTAAGGCTTGGTTTAGATGCAAAGTGCTTGTGGAGTATTGAAAAAAATACTATAATTGTTTTCTAGATGTGTTGGGTTTCGGATGCAATAGacctttgaaagctctagtttggttttggttaattgatgaaaccctaagtgctaacctagtttatcaagatgattatgagataggtagcactactccaagtgatgaagcaatgacgaagatcatgacaatggtgatagcatggtgatgatcaaatgcttgaacttggaaaagaagaaagagaaaaacaaaaggctcaaggcaaaggtataaaatataggagccattttgttttagtgatcaagacacttagtgagtataatcacatttaggatagatagccgtactattaagaggagtgaaactcgtatcggaatgcggttatcaaagtgccactagatgctctaactcattgtatatacatttaggatctagtggagtgctaacacccttgataatatttgtgaaaatatgctaacacatatgcataaggtgtttgcagggttgagatgggtttgggtccctctctccctcccgcctcgcaagctcggcgggattcgatgcttttggaaaaatgaaatgtctattttctattgcgccggatgcaaaattcttggtggttggcacatttgagcaagggtgaagaagttagagttgaaatggagttggtcgaaatgatgctggcgtcggtctactgaccggacgttgggtcactcagcgaccagacGTTGAAAggttgcgtccggtcgagctgacagagaggtcgccagttttggtgttgcaccggacgctggacctgagatgcaccggacactggtttctgcgtccggtcaaactgacgggtctgcacagtggctagggttgagcaccagaCACTGgtatgtgtccggtcaaggtggaccggacgcgtccggtcgaaaaaacatgcctcggggagcttgctggaaacgaccggacgctggggcttcagcgtccggtcagttttaccggagcgtccggtcagcttcgtagctgttgaaatctgacgaacagcatttgaagctggtgatgCGTGGTgtccatcgagcgaccggacgctgagggccagcgtccggtcggtatgaccggagcgtccggtcagagcgtgttttgcccagtgaaggggtacaatggctctatttgatgggagctctatttatagccccatggccggctcaagggagaacCCTTGcatatttttattgacatagcatccttgtgagcttagccaaagccctctcactcatctccatcattgattcatcatctttgtgagattgggagagaatccaagtgcattgcttgagtgattgcatctagaggcacttggtattcgtgttgcgctgtggatttcgcttgtgtttctcttgatggttgccaccacctagacggttggagcagcggtgaaggatcggcacgagttggtgattgttcatggccgtctttggtgattgtgaggggagttgtaccttccccggcagagcgccgaaagataactctagtaaattgctcgtgtcattgagttacctcacttgtgggtcggttcttgcggtgtccaatcgtgtggacgaggtttgtgaaacacctcttagccaccgaaccaccaagtgttggtcgacacaacggggacgtagcgtgttggcaagcacgtgaacctcgggagaaaatcgattgtctctcttctttggcattctcccggtgattggctatatattcatcttgtgattggttcatcccctacacgtctgtataatcaccttacttttacattcttgcaaactagttgacacaagctctttagtgtaattagaattgagagcttgctttattatttatattcatctagttgagctctttagagtagcaaggttgagagctcttagtgagtaattacatagcaagtttgtgtgcctaagtattcattgcaactagaattgttggataggtggcttgcaacccttgtagagctagagcaagtttgcattacgctatttgtcatactaatcaaattgctctagttgatttgtagatttttaaataggctattcaccccccctctagccatattaggacctttcaacctttTAGTTTGTAAAATCATAGTTTTTTGGAGTTTAAAAATCCACACTCTAGGCCATAGTTTTGTACGTCTTTGGCTTATGAAATCATAGTTTTTTTATAATAGTTCTTCTAAAACCATGGCATGGctaattgtcgggttcataaacccggggtccctcgaggaccggcttccacgtccgggctcggcccaggaaaacaacatatatttcatgggccagcccaaaaaactaaaacacagcgGGCCAGAAAAGGGTAGTTCGGTCGTCGACCGGAAGGTGAACAggcgcccgctcgtcaacttctccggcccacctctccgaccggagcactcgcttcaggcaccagccgtctccgaGCAGTCTCTCCAGtcggaaggcttggcccaaaacgctgcttcctactccgaccccgcgactccgACCCACGACCGGGGttcgtgggaaccctgctcaccgctcttctccgaccggcacactgagagccgactggagccatccgaccgggggctccccgttcggaaggaaccagaagacgtgtggaGAAAGACAAGgtatggctcacaagtcaaaaccactgtaccagggaccataccctgcgcgaaGCAGTGCTCTATAGCcatcctgacacaaagtattataggggccgctagaaactcccatatggtaagccccccgcgtgtctctagacatcgatcgcagtatgggctccaggatttgccataccaggtgaacatagcgcggctcctcacatgccactaggcatcaagaagtatttgcaggtaccggcgtccacccttcctgaagaagatagctcgatcctccgtgcacatctgacatcctacagcgacatcgacagtattggggggcgtcaaccattatccagttttcatcaacgtaggcagcaaggcttagaaacattcgtactctctccctctcacctgtaaagccattcccttcatctataaagggggatgcgctccctccaacgagaggagatcgacttcaccaagctcagactcactagatcgacatcaacacctaACAACCACAGGACCACTAAGTTctgaccgcaacccttccggtcggagccaaccgaacctcttgtacacctcctcatttctccttctcgtttgtaaccccactacagacttcgagcacctaggctcaggaataaagtcaccgaccgaccccgactggacgtagggcgcgttgcctgaaccagtataaatcctatgtcattgagtgctaggccacctccgatcacaacgtgcagcaaaactataaatatttactagttggtcactttctgcaccgacactaatatttGCACCAAAACCAATTGATAACCGCAAAATTTTACACTTGTCGAGCACCCCACTAACCCTTTATGTTAGTCGGTCCAAATTAGCCAAGGAACATTTCAGCTAAAGCCAAAGTTCTCTTGGACCACAAAAAAAAATGTTCGGGTGGAACAATTTTTGTATAAGAGGAGAAAAAAAATGTCACATggaacacacacaaaaaaaaaaactcacgtGGAACGAACACTGCAAACTTACTGACCAAAAACTTTCTACACTTTAAAGAAATTTTCAAATTGGAAATAAATTGTTATGAACTGGTGGAACAATAGCTGAGATATCTGATATCTAAATGAACTATATGAGCCACTTCACAAAGTGTGTGGAAAATAAAATTACTTTGGCGAGGGGGCACACGAAAAGGGCATGAGAATGTTTTGGCCTCAACACCACGCACACAGTGGAGCGGTGTAGTATTTTGGTTCGTTTGGTATTGCTTCACTGACTCTGCTTCATAAACTTCAAATACTCTGCTCCATAAACTCTATCAAAGAGTAGTTCTGTAAAAGAAAGTTTCTGAAACACCTAATTAGGCTCTCTCAACTTCACATTTTTTTCTAGAACATAATTTTTAGAGCTACACCTATTTAGCTAAAAAAAAATACAtagcaaagctcaaaaacatAGAGCAGAATAGTCTCGGACATGTCCTTATTGTCACGCCTGCCTTCGGCAATTTGATAGCATGGCCCGCTATACACTATAGGAGGCAACAGGCCGACGTTTGCATTGGACGAACGGACATATGCTGGGAATCTATACACGACTACGTGTTCCCCACGTTGCCTTTTGTTCAAGCGACGCGGCAGAAACAAACAAACCAAGATCACATCACTAGCTGTACTACCTCTAGACCCAGGACACATGACAGGCACGGGAGGACCAAAGAATCCCGTGCTCAAATCCTGTCCACAACAGTGCTTCAACTGTGGATAATatcaaaattaataatttgaaacTGTAAAAGGTTCTCAATTCACAAGCAAACCACCACACAAGAAAACGCTAGCATCAAATCGTATTACTAGTTCAGAACAAACCGCCTCCATTTCCTAAATTCGAACCTCAAAAAATCACACGGGAAAGAAAAATGTGATCAGCCATCTATCTAAGCTTGTACAAATTTGCTACAGAACTGTTGAGGTTAGTAGAGACTAGAGACCAAGGAGATATCCAAATAGCTCAAGGTCAATGCATCCATGTTGCACTCGCCAAACATTCTCGCACGTGTGAAGATCCCACATCGGCCACATGTAGTAGATCCAAATGCCAGAACAACCCCAAAATGAGTAGGATACAGAGGGTATAGGTTTCTTTACCGGCAAAATCTGTAATTTCCTCATTCCGACCCATCAGGGAAATGACGCAGTGCATCTTGTTTGCCATTGACATAGAACTCGATGACCGCTTTCATTCGCTTTAACTTGTCAGGATGGTAGTTCAAATGCACAATCGCTGGCTTTAGTTTCTTGAGCTGAGCGTCTTTCCTCACTGTCTTGAAGAGGACTTTGCTGTTCATGAAAAGATAAATATCCATGGTTCTCCTGGATGCATGAAGGCCTTCATAACCAGGATGAGACGGGAAGAACAGCTCCTCGTTGAAAACTGCCTGGTCCCATGACTTTGGCTCATGAGAAAGGCGGCCAGCAacacgatcaagaagttcaatagAAGGAATTGTTGGTCTAATATAGAAAAACCCAGAGTTGTAAACCCAAATCCGCATTGTGTGAGCATATCTGGCCCAACCCATAGAAGGTTCATCAAACACGTCGTTGAAACCATAAGCTGTCATGTTATTGTGGCCATCACTCATGGACTCCACATCAGAATCTCTGTAAAGGTGCTCAAATGGATTCCTCAAGAAAATAATATCAATGTCAGAGAGGAGAATACTATATCCAAGTTGCAAGAACTCCCTTAAAACACGAAACTTAAGTCCAGAGACGGCATGGTTTCCACCAGTTTTTGCAATGTTATCGATGCCTTCATCAGGATCACGCCGGTAGACTGGAACCCCTTTAGATTTGCATAAGCTTTCTATATTATCATCCAATGCCACAACCAGGTAGTTTGGAATACCAACTCGTTTGATATTGGTAAACCAAACTTCGAGCATCTCCCTCACATTGTTGTTTGCCAATGCAACAATGAGTTCCTTTTTCACAGCAACCTCTTCCAATACCTTGGCTAACCTGGGATTAACAGATTCATCAGGGGTTACTGTTGGATTTGTTCTCAAAGCCTTGACAGTTCCAAACGGACCAGGCTTGTACAAAGTCTCATCTTTTCCTTGTCCAGCTATTTGAAGTTTTATGGATAGTTCATTAATCTGCCTCCTAAGTTCAACATTCTCTCTCTCCAATGATGACAACTGGGACTTAAGGTTGGTAACTCGTCCTGATGATTCGCAAGCAGTTGAGTCAACCTAACGAATGAGCAGAATACACATTGTATTAGTATTAGAATTTAACTACGTTTCAGGAGTACATCTAAATGAATAAGAACAAAAACTAAACGAACAAAGCACAAAGAGAAAACAAATGAATTAATGGCATAAGCATACTCAGCAGTTATTTGTATAGCTATGTTGCTAATGTAACTGATAGAAGCCAAAGGCTGAGATTAAATAGCTTAATGAATATTACAGTAGaggtgttacatatatatatagagagaacaAAAGAGCCCAAAGGGCCTGGCCAGCCTGGAGGCGGCGCCCCAAGGGGCCAGTCTAGCCTAGGGAATTAGCAACAATAAATAGGGACTAATAACTCTAACACACCCCCGCAGTCGGAACGTTGTTGGGACGAACGTTCAGGCTGGAGCGAAAATCCATGAAGACCGAGGAGGGAAGACCCTTGGTGAAGACATCAGCGAACTACGACGTGGTGGGAACATGAAGCACACGGACAGCCCCAAGGGCGACCCGTTCCCGAACGAAGTGGAGGTCGATCTCCACGTGCTTGGTGCGCTGATGTTGAacggggttggtggagaggtagacggcgctgacgttgtcgcagtagacGAGGGAGGCAGAGGCCAGCAGGTGATGCAGCTCCTGGAGAAGTTGCCGCAGCCAGGAGGCTTCAGCCACGCCGTTAGCAACAGCGCGGTATTCGGCCTCCGCACTTGAGCGCGAAACCGTGGGTtggcgcttggaggaccaggagatGAGGCTGCCACCAAGGAAGACAGCGTagccggaggtggagcggcgG
It encodes:
- the LOC136494214 gene encoding arabinosyltransferase RRA3-like, giving the protein MALPGRRDGPLMVRGGGGGKPLSRRSRIAVAVAVGVALGCVCAFLYPNGLFFRPSASALQWPRQVDSTACESSGRVTNLKSQLSSLERENVELRRQINELSIKLQIAGQGKDETLYKPGPFGTVKALRTNPTVTPDESVNPRLAKVLEEVAVKKELIVALANNNVREMLEVWFTNIKRVGIPNYLVVALDDNIESLCKSKGVPVYRRDPDEGIDNIAKTGGNHAVSGLKFRVLREFLQLGYSILLSDIDIIFLRNPFEHLYRDSDVESMSDGHNNMTAYGFNDVFDEPSMGWARYAHTMRIWVYNSGFFYIRPTIPSIELLDRVAGRLSHEPKSWDQAVFNEELFFPSHPGYEGLHASRRTMDIYLFMNSKVLFKTVRKDAQLKKLKPAIVHLNYHPDKLKRMKAVIEFYVNGKQDALRHFPDGSE